The genomic region CGATTAATACTGGTGCACTTGGTATTACAGTGTCAAATGGGGATAATGTTTACCCTGTTGCTTTGGGAATTGAAAATGCTATTTTTCAGTATGTTGTAAGCGGGCTTGATTCTTTAGAGGATAATATTAATTATAGCATTCAGAATCTTCTTTCTAAGACTACTGTTATCGGATATGTTACCGGTCATGGTGAAAATGATTTAAATGACTCCCGTACAGGTTCTGCTAATTTTTCTGCTTTAATCAGTGATATTTACAGCTTTAAGGAAATCAAGCTTGCAGAAGAAGAAATTCCTGTTGATATAAAGTGTGTCGTAATTAATGGTTCAAAATCAGAATTTACAGATGCAGAACTTTATAAGATAGATCAGTTTGTTCTTAAGGGCGGAAATCTTATTGTCTTTAATGATTCTTATCAGGAAATTCAGCAGCAGTCACAAAATATGTATCAGCGCCCGCAGTCTCAGTTTATAGCAGTAGAAAATGGACTTTCAAAGCTTCTTGATGCATATGGTTTGAAAATTGAGAAAGGCTGGGTAATGGATGATAACTGTTTTAAGCGTAATGATCAGAACTATGGGGAAGTTAAATATTATATGGTTCCCCAGCTTAGAAAAGAAGATCTTAACCAGAACAATGTGATTACAAAGAATCTTGGTTTTGTTCTTTTCTCAAGTGCTTCAGCTATTGATTCTTCACAGGCCCGTAAGAATCCAAATGCAGAAGTGACTGTACTTGCCCGTACTTCTTCTGCTTCCTGGGTTGAGAGCCAGAATATTTCCATGAATCCTTTGTATTATGCACCTCCTTCTGATAAAAGTATTATGGGTGCAAAGGATTTAAGTGTTCTTGTGGAAGGTAAATTTAAGAGTGCTTTTGAAAAGAATCCTTCTGAGGAAGAAAATACTTCCGGTCTTACTTCTGATACACATATCAGTGAAAGTGTTCAGCGTGGAAAGGTTTTGCTGATTTCAACTTCAACACCGACAACACCTTTGCTTTTAACCAGTATTTCAGAACCTATCGTTATTTTCCTGCGTAATGCAGTTGATTACATGAATGGCAATGAAGATTTCTGTTCGATGAGGACAAAAAATCTCAGTCTTAATGCTCTTCGTTCTGATATTTCTGATGGAAGCAAAACTTTCTATAAATGGTTTGGACAGATTGGTCTGGCAGTTTTTGTTGCTGTTGCAGGTCTTCTGGTTCTTTTTGCACGTAATAAGCATCGTAATGCAATACGTGAAAAGTATAATCCGGACGATCCGCGCTTTGTGCAGAAAAAATCTGATGAGTAATTTTGGGGTGGATGATGAAAAAGTTTTGTGTAAAAAAATTAGTGCTTCTTTTTTTGATTGCAGTTTTTCTTTGTGTTTATATAGTTCAGCTTGCAACCAGCGGAAACACAGAAACAAGAATTGTAGAAACGCCTTCTTTTGATTCAATAGAAATTCAGTGGAAGGACGGGGCTGAGGATATAAACCTTAAGCTTGTAAAAAAAGATGGTAAGTATTTTACAGAAAAGAACAATTATGAAGCAGATGTTTCTTCTGTAGAAGAAATGGAAAATGCCATAAAATCTATAAAAATTCTTGGAACTGTTGCGTCTTCTGTAAGCGGTAATGAAGTCAGATATGGGCTTGAAGAAGAAAATGCCGTTACTGTAAATGTTTATAAGGGAAATAAAAAAGTTCGCAGAATTCTTGTAGGAAAGGACAGTTCAACGAATACGAGAAGTTTTGTATGTCTTGATGATGAAGATAAGGTTGTAACAGTTCAGGGGGCATTTCATGGAATTTTTGCTGTAACGGAAGAAACTGTACGATCTAAGTCTGTTTATTCAACAGATTCAAATCTTATTACAAAAGTTCATGTTAAGACTGCAGAGGAAGAATATGAGCTTAGCAGAATTGTAAATGGCAGTGATGCCGGGGTTCAATGGAACGTAACTTTGAATAATACTTCGGTTCAAAATCCAGTTCCAGATACTTCTAAAGTAAAGGCATGGCTTAATCTTATCAGTAGTCTTGATGCCGGAGACTGGCAGGGAACAGATACGGCTCTGTATCATGAAAATGCAGATGTAGAGGTTGAAATCACAGCCGGCGTAAATACATATTCCGTTAAGATGTATAAGGGCGCTGAAGAAAATTCCGATGTACAGGTTACTTGTTCTGCAACGCCTTATAAGTTTACGGTTCCTGCGTATTTTGTAAACAGATTTGGCAAGCATCTTGATGACATTGTAGAGCATGAGAATGCTGAATAAATAAAAGAACAGTCTTAAAAACCGTTTGAATGAGATGTGTTCAAACGGTATTTTTTTTAAGTCTATTCTAAACAAATTGATTGTATTTTATTTATTATGTATACTTAGTGCTGTATGCTTTTAGGAATTTCATTAATTATTGCACCGGTTTTTATTTTATTTGCAATCTATAGAAATGTTTTAAAAACAGCAATAAATTTTTTCATAAGTGCTGTAGTATTTGTTTTTATTTTTTTCATAATAATGAATAATGGTATACGCTGGTTTTTGTTTTATCTTGATATAAAAAGTTCTGCATCGTATATCGGTTATATTAAGTTCTATGCGATTTATTACGGACAGTTCATTGTTTCTACTTTACTGTTAAATTTCTGTCATGTTAAGTTTTCAAAATATCAGGATTTTTTCAGGACACGCTGGCTGCTGATTACAGTCATGATGTTTATCGGCTGGTTTTTTATTCTTGGACTTTTCTGGGCTGTTTTTCGTTTTCCTATCAGACAGCCGAGGACAGTTTTTTTTGTAATGTCAAATGGTGTAAAGGGCGGGGTTTCAGGTTCAGTAATTTCTACGTTCCTGTTTAGGGTACTTCTGCCATGTGTTTTAATTGTCCTTCTGCTTTTTGGTGTTCGTCAAATTTTGATTAAAAAGGGAATTTACCCTGCAGCTCATGTTCGTGGAAAGCGGCACTCTCTTTATGGATTTATTGCCGCAGCAAGTTGTATTGTTGGTGTTTCTGCTTTTCTGTTTATAATGCGTCCGTGGATGTATCTTGTGTATTATTATGAATCTCTGAAGCCGGCTGAAGATTCAGAGTTTTATAAGAAAGAATTTGTTGATCCGAAGGATGTCGTAATTACTTTCCCCGAGAAAAAACGTAATGTAATTTATATTCTTATGGAATCTCTTGAAAGTTCTTTTGTTGATTCAGCACACGGCGGCAAAATGGATGATAATCTTTTGCCTCATTTAACGGAATATGCAAAAGAGGGAGCTGTCAGTTTCAGAAATTCTGGAATCCTTGGAGGCGGAACTCAGGTAGAAGGAACAGGATGGACTATTGCCGGAATTCTTTCTAAAATGGCCGGTATTCATTTTAAGCTGCCTACATCAAAAAATCCTTCGCAGATGCAGACTTTTCTTCCTGGTGCAACAACGCTGACTGATATTCTGTATCAGAATGGTTATAATCAGCTTTTTATCTGTGGTTCGGATAAAACTTTTGCTTCGCGGGATGTTTTCTTTGAAACTCACGGAAATGTTGAAGTTCATGATATAAATTATTATAAGGCTCATGGCAGGCTTGCTTCAAAGTATCATAATCTTTTCTGGGGATTTGAGGATTATATGCTTTATGATTTTGCCAAACAGGATATTCTTACTCTTGCAGAAAAGGAACAGCCTTTTGCTGCTGTCCTGCTTACTGTTGATACTCATTATCCGGAAGGTTTTTTGTGTAAATACTGCCCTAATGATTATGAAGGTACGGATCCCCGTTCACGGTATAAGAATATAGTAAAGTGCGCTGATGCACAGGTAAGCAGTTTTATTGAATGGATAAAAGAACAGTCCTTCTATGAAGATACTCTTATTGTTGTTGCCGGAGACCATTTATTTATGGAAGTTCCGTCATTCTCCATTTTTGATGACACGGATTATGATCTTGAAGCAGAACGTAATCCCCGCTACTGGATTAATCTTTTTATTAATTCAAGTATTGAAACTGATTATGAAATGAACAGAAAGTTTTCTTCATTTGACATGTTCCCGAGTGTTCTTGAAGCTATGGGGGTAACTATTGAAGGCCGCCGTCTGGGATTTGGACGTTCTCTGTTTTCTGGAAAAAAGACTCTTCTTGAGAAGTTTGGTTTGAATGAAGTTGATGCTCAGCTGAGAAAAAATACAAAGCAGTACAACCGTCTCTTGCGTCCGTCTGCTACTCTTATATATGCAAAAGTCAGGTCTGTAAAGAAACTTCTCTATAGAGGTTATTCTGAAGTTATGGACATTGTTTCGGAGAAATCTGCCGCAAACAGATAGTTTTGATAAGTGACCGGGTCAGTGTTATGTTGTATAATGGCTGATATGAAAATATACACTGATCCGGATATACTTTATGATGATATTTATATTTTTGATGAAAATAATATTGTTGTAAAAAATAATGTGCTGCCTGAAAAAAAAGAGGCTGAATCCATATGTACTGTAAAAGACTGCAGGGAATTTTTTTCTGAGCCTGA from Treponema rectale harbors:
- a CDS encoding sulfatase-like hydrolase/transferase; its protein translation is MLLGISLIIAPVFILFAIYRNVLKTAINFFISAVVFVFIFFIIMNNGIRWFLFYLDIKSSASYIGYIKFYAIYYGQFIVSTLLLNFCHVKFSKYQDFFRTRWLLITVMMFIGWFFILGLFWAVFRFPIRQPRTVFFVMSNGVKGGVSGSVISTFLFRVLLPCVLIVLLLFGVRQILIKKGIYPAAHVRGKRHSLYGFIAAASCIVGVSAFLFIMRPWMYLVYYYESLKPAEDSEFYKKEFVDPKDVVITFPEKKRNVIYILMESLESSFVDSAHGGKMDDNLLPHLTEYAKEGAVSFRNSGILGGGTQVEGTGWTIAGILSKMAGIHFKLPTSKNPSQMQTFLPGATTLTDILYQNGYNQLFICGSDKTFASRDVFFETHGNVEVHDINYYKAHGRLASKYHNLFWGFEDYMLYDFAKQDILTLAEKEQPFAAVLLTVDTHYPEGFLCKYCPNDYEGTDPRSRYKNIVKCADAQVSSFIEWIKEQSFYEDTLIVVAGDHLFMEVPSFSIFDDTDYDLEAERNPRYWINLFINSSIETDYEMNRKFSSFDMFPSVLEAMGVTIEGRRLGFGRSLFSGKKTLLEKFGLNEVDAQLRKNTKQYNRLLRPSATLIYAKVRSVKKLLYRGYSEVMDIVSEKSAANR
- a CDS encoding DUF4340 domain-containing protein → MKKFCVKKLVLLFLIAVFLCVYIVQLATSGNTETRIVETPSFDSIEIQWKDGAEDINLKLVKKDGKYFTEKNNYEADVSSVEEMENAIKSIKILGTVASSVSGNEVRYGLEEENAVTVNVYKGNKKVRRILVGKDSSTNTRSFVCLDDEDKVVTVQGAFHGIFAVTEETVRSKSVYSTDSNLITKVHVKTAEEEYELSRIVNGSDAGVQWNVTLNNTSVQNPVPDTSKVKAWLNLISSLDAGDWQGTDTALYHENADVEVEITAGVNTYSVKMYKGAEENSDVQVTCSATPYKFTVPAYFVNRFGKHLDDIVEHENAE
- a CDS encoding Gldg family protein; amino-acid sequence: MKKVIEWLKNSKGNILLLIILVVLVNLVFSKLFVRYDLTGPKSYTLSESSREAVKTIEQPLSLKVFFTKSLPSPYSDTYTYLKDLLSEYENAANSNFKVEWYDMDKEENKKIASNFGVNEVRIQQIEKEEASLKNAYMSLVVSYGDQSEVLYLSDSNETSGLEYKITTTISKVISSTDILAGLKGKVRITLYKTERLGDFNIANFDKIDSVVDQVYANVSKKFGNKVELVKVNPDSQQSVDLKKNYGIVSLNWKEKDGTINTGALGITVSNGDNVYPVALGIENAIFQYVVSGLDSLEDNINYSIQNLLSKTTVIGYVTGHGENDLNDSRTGSANFSALISDIYSFKEIKLAEEEIPVDIKCVVINGSKSEFTDAELYKIDQFVLKGGNLIVFNDSYQEIQQQSQNMYQRPQSQFIAVENGLSKLLDAYGLKIEKGWVMDDNCFKRNDQNYGEVKYYMVPQLRKEDLNQNNVITKNLGFVLFSSASAIDSSQARKNPNAEVTVLARTSSASWVESQNISMNPLYYAPPSDKSIMGAKDLSVLVEGKFKSAFEKNPSEEENTSGLTSDTHISESVQRGKVLLISTSTPTTPLLLTSISEPIVIFLRNAVDYMNGNEDFCSMRTKNLSLNALRSDISDGSKTFYKWFGQIGLAVFVAVAGLLVLFARNKHRNAIREKYNPDDPRFVQKKSDE